A genomic window from Acidobacteriota bacterium includes:
- a CDS encoding MFS transporter: MPSPRERRNVYLFGATSFLNDTASEMAYWILPAFLASIGAGPAQLGIIEGIAESVAAGAKLFSGYFTDRVSRRKPLVVFGYALANVAKPMLAVATAWWQVLIIRFADRTAKGIRGAPRDVMVAESVEPERRGSAFGLLQAMDSAGAIAGPLLALFILTHHGMRAVFWAAALPGGLAILVVWLFVREPAEHTRAAKQSAAPFTLRPGLPWRFHYVLLAVALFSLGNSSDMFLVLRAADAGIAASYAPLLGLVFNITYTLTSWPAGKLSDKVPRHFVAAAGYIVFAAVYAVFAAAPSRAAIWAAMASYGLFYSLTNPVLRALVVDYAPEPKRGRALGFFYFVTSITTLLASLITGELWQQYGARVPFGLSAALAMVAALMLLFASAPASAPRAPAPATLRQ, encoded by the coding sequence ATGCCATCGCCGCGCGAGCGCCGCAACGTCTACCTCTTTGGTGCGACCAGTTTTCTCAACGACACCGCCAGCGAGATGGCTTACTGGATCCTCCCCGCGTTCCTCGCTTCCATCGGCGCTGGTCCAGCGCAACTCGGCATCATCGAAGGCATCGCCGAGAGCGTGGCAGCGGGCGCCAAGCTTTTCTCCGGATACTTTACCGACCGCGTCTCGCGGCGCAAGCCGCTGGTCGTCTTCGGCTACGCGCTGGCGAACGTGGCAAAACCCATGCTCGCGGTCGCGACCGCGTGGTGGCAGGTGCTCATCATCCGCTTTGCCGATCGGACGGCGAAGGGGATCCGCGGCGCGCCGCGCGATGTGATGGTCGCAGAATCGGTTGAGCCGGAGCGCCGCGGTTCCGCGTTCGGACTTCTCCAGGCGATGGATTCCGCCGGCGCCATCGCCGGACCGCTGCTGGCGCTGTTCATCCTCACGCATCACGGGATGCGCGCCGTCTTCTGGGCCGCGGCCCTCCCCGGCGGGCTCGCTATCCTCGTGGTCTGGCTATTCGTGCGTGAGCCGGCGGAACACACGCGGGCCGCGAAGCAATCAGCCGCACCCTTCACGCTGCGTCCCGGATTGCCCTGGCGCTTCCACTATGTGCTGCTCGCGGTGGCGCTGTTCTCGCTCGGCAACTCGAGTGACATGTTCCTGGTATTGCGCGCCGCCGACGCCGGCATCGCGGCGAGCTATGCGCCGCTGCTCGGCCTGGTCTTCAACATCACGTATACGCTGACCTCATGGCCCGCGGGCAAACTCAGCGACAAGGTGCCGCGCCACTTCGTGGCTGCGGCGGGATACATCGTCTTCGCGGCGGTCTATGCGGTGTTCGCGGCAGCGCCGTCGCGCGCCGCCATCTGGGCCGCGATGGCCAGCTACGGACTCTTCTACTCGCTCACCAATCCCGTGCTGCGCGCGCTGGTGGTGGACTACGCACCTGAACCGAAGCGCGGACGCGCGCTCGGCTTCTTCTACTTCGTCACCAGCATCACCACGCTGCTCGCGAGCCTGATCACCGGCGAGCTGTGGCAGCAGTACGGCGCGCGCGTGCCCTTCGGGTTATCCGCTGCGCTGGCCATGGTGGCCGCGCTCATGCTGTTGTTCGCGAGCGCGCCTGCGAGCGCGCCGCGCGCT